Proteins from a genomic interval of Zingiber officinale cultivar Zhangliang chromosome 2A, Zo_v1.1, whole genome shotgun sequence:
- the LOC122044080 gene encoding subtilisin-like protease 4 codes for MTSIFFFFLFVSFLLFAKGATCDEELKAYIVHVEEQPDVSAYDGDYYTFLLAGTLEIQEDDAASRVIHSYRNVMTGFSAMLTERDMAAISKVDWFVRVVPSLVYRPLTTHTPLFLGLRHRTHSVWNATNMGEGVIIGVLDSGINPGHPSYSDRGMPPPPPKWKGRCDLGNVSSSTEQFCNNKLIGARSFVNYNRSRNGSTDSPIDNDGHGTHTPSTAAGAFVKRANVYGLARGVAPGVAPHAHLAIYKVCANDECQAHDILAGMDAAVEDGVDVLTISLGSDPSPFYLDPIAIGGFNAMRKGVFVSCSAGNSGPFNSTVSNDAPWLLTVAASTMDREFLATVKLGDGSEFHGESIYQPQGFSSKKYPLVFPGGASTLCLNGSLNGIDVKGKIVLCDRGINGRIEKGEVVKQAGGAGMVLVNAPKDGYSTIADLHVLPASHIPYAFGHKIKAYINSSSLPTATIVFKGTITHVPHSPAITSFSSRGPSQNTPGILKPDITGPGVSVLAAWNTQKFNVISGTSMSCPHLSGIAALIKKAHPDWSPAAIKSAIMTTAYVKDNTNNPIFDERNLPADLFAVGAGHVMPLKVLDPGLIYDISPTDYYPYLCGLGYSVSDVRIIVHRQINCSSIKSIPEGELNYPSITVQLPTNEARTVTFTRTVTNVGKAAATYYAKLDVPDVVSARVVPRSLTFEKVKEKKSFKISFKRRSDYGASSPTVEGQLMWVSQARSVVRSPISIILE; via the coding sequence AtgacctccatctttttcttctttctctttgttTCTTTTCTCTTGTTCGCCAAAGGGGCTACCTGCGACGAAGAGCTTAAAGCATACATTGTTCACGTCGAAGAACAACCCGATGTTTCCGCATATGATGGAGACTACTACACCTTCCTTTTGGCCGGAACATTAGagatccaagaagatgatgcgGCGTCGCGGGTTATACACTCCTATCGGAATGTCATGACCGGCTTCTCGGCGATGCTGACGGAGAGGGATATGGCGGCCATTTCGAAGGTCGATTGGTTTGTGCGCGTCGTTCCGAGCTTGGTTTACCGTCCGTTGACCACCCACACGCCCCTGTTTTTGGGGCTGCGCCACCGCACTCACAGTGTGTGGAACGCGACCAACATGGGGGAAGGCGTCATCATAGGCGTCCTCGACTCCGGCATCAACCCTGGCCACCCTTCGTATAGTGACCGCGGCATGCCGCCTCCTCCGCCCAAGTGGAAGGGACGTTGCGACTTAGGGAACGTGTCGTCATCGACCGAGCAGTTCTGTAACAATAAGCTCATCGGCGCCCGATCCTTCGTCAACTATAATCGGTCCCGGAACGGATCGACGGATTCGCCTATTGATAACGATGGCCACGGTACTCACACGCCTAGCACCGCCGCCGGCGCATTCGTGAAGCGCGCTAATGTGTACGGGCTAGCCAGGGGAGTGGCACCTGGAGTGGCCCCCCATGCGCATCTCGCCATTTATAAGGTTTGCGCGAATGACGAGTGTCAGGCGCACGACATACTCGCTGGGATGGACGCCGCAGTGGAGGACGGTGTGGATGTGCTTACAATCTCGCTCGGTAGTGACCCTAGTCCATTCTACCTCGACCCAATTGCGATCGGCGGTTTTAACGCCATGCGCAAGGGAGTCTTCGTCAGCTGCTCGGCCGGCAACTCTGGGCCGTTTAATTCCACCGTATCCAACGACGCGCCATGGTTACTCACTGTGGCGGCCAGCACTATGGACCGTGAGTTCTTGGCCACCGTAAAGCTTGGCGACGGCAGCGAGTTCCACGGAGAGAGCATCTACCAGCCGCAGGGATTCTCATCGAAGAAGTATCCTCTCGTGTTCCCTGGCGGCGCTTCCACCTTATGTCTCAACGGTTCCCTTAACGGTATCGACGTGAAGGGAAAGATTGTGCTCTGTGACCGCGGCATCAACGGGCGGATCGAGAAGGGGGAAGTCGTCAAGCAAGCCGGTGGCGCCGGCATGGTGCTTGTCAATGCACCGAAAGACGGCTACAGCACTATCGCCGATCTCCACGTACTGCCGGCGTCGCACATTCCCTATGCCTTTGGACATAAGATCAAGGCTTACATCAACTCATCCTCCCTCCCGACGGCCACCATTGTCTTCAAAGGCACCATTACCCATGTGCCCCACTCTCCGGCGATAACTTCCTTCTCCTCCCGTGGGCCTAGCCAAAATACACCGGGGATCCTCAAGCCCGACATCACCGGCCCTGGTGTCAGCGTCCTTGCTGCTTGGAACACACAAAAATTCAATGTCATCTCCGGCACCTCCATGTCCTGCCCCCATCTCTCCGGCATCGCCGCCCTTATCAAGAAAGCCCATCCCGACTGGTCGCCCGCAGCTATCAAATCTGCCATAATGACGACGGCCTACGTAAAAGATAACACCAACAACCCCATCTTTGACGAGAGGAACCTTCCAGCCGACCTCTTCGCGGTGGGAGCCGGCCACGTCATGCCTCTAAAGGTCCTTGACCCGGGACTCATCTATGACATCTCTCCGACGGACTATTATCCATACCTTTGCGGCCTTGGCTACAGTGTCTCCGACGTGAGAATCATCGTCCACCGCCAAATCAACTGCTCGTCGATCAAGAGCATCCCAGAAGGAGAGCTCAACTATCCTTCCATCACCGTCCAACTGCCGACGAATGAGGCAAGGACGGTGACCTTCACAAGGACCGTGACCAACGTCGGCAAGGCAGCAGCGACTTACTACGCAAAGTTAGACGTGCCCGACGTGGTTTCGGCACGTGTAGTTCCGAGAAGCTTAACCTTCGAGAAGGTTAAGGAAAAGAAGAGCTTCAAGATTAGTTTCAAGCGAAGGAGTGACTATGGGGCATCGTCACCGACTGTTGAAGGGCAATTGATGTGGGTTTCCCAGGCGAGGAGTGTGGTCAGAAGTCCAATCTCCATCATCCTGGAGTGA